A single Pseudomonas sp. HN11 DNA region contains:
- a CDS encoding methyl-accepting chemotaxis protein: MAAAASEMTASIEEITRHAGRALDMANQAETLAKDGGRVIHQVVSDMEGIARSAQQSAQVIRTLDKESEAIFSIIQVIKGIADQTNLLALNAAIEAARAGEQGRGFAVVADEVRSLAGRTSASTQEIASMVGRIQHNTREAVTSMEEGVAQVDKGMAVTAEVERAIREILQATLNTTEMVNDISRTIGEQSLASNEIAHQVEMIAGMSENNSRIIGETASTTDELAGLAGKLSQSVDRFSL; this comes from the coding sequence ATGGCCGCCGCCGCGAGCGAAATGACCGCGAGTATCGAAGAAATCACGCGGCATGCCGGGCGTGCGCTGGACATGGCCAACCAGGCGGAGACCTTGGCCAAGGACGGCGGCCGGGTGATTCATCAAGTGGTCAGTGACATGGAAGGCATTGCCCGTTCCGCACAGCAATCCGCCCAGGTGATCCGCACGCTGGACAAGGAGTCCGAGGCCATTTTCAGCATTATTCAGGTTATCAAAGGGATCGCCGACCAGACCAACTTGCTGGCCCTGAACGCCGCAATCGAAGCGGCACGAGCCGGTGAACAAGGGCGCGGTTTCGCGGTGGTGGCCGATGAAGTGCGCAGCCTGGCGGGGCGCACCAGCGCCTCGACCCAGGAAATTGCCAGCATGGTCGGGCGCATTCAGCACAACACTCGGGAAGCCGTGACCAGCATGGAAGAGGGGGTTGCTCAGGTGGATAAAGGCATGGCGGTGACTGCCGAGGTGGAACGGGCGATACGCGAGATTCTACAAGCCACCTTGAATACCACTGAAATGGTCAACGACATCTCCCGAACCATTGGAGAGCAGAGCCTGGCCAGCAATGAAATTGCACATCAAGTGGAGATGATTGCAGGGATGTCGGAAAATAATAGTCGCATCATCGGCGAAACTGCCTCGACCACCGACGAATTGGCCGGCCTGGCGGGGAAGTTGTCACAGTCCGTGGATCGGTTCAGCTTGTAA
- the rbsK gene encoding ribokinase: MSKIAVIGSNMVDLITYIDRMPAQGETLEAPGFALGCGGKGANQAVAAAKLGAQVLMLSKVGDDMFADNTLANFQRFGIDTRYVQRVAGVSSGVAPIFVRTDSHNSILIVKGANAHLSPADIDAAAADLCECTLIVLQLEINLETVYHAIEFAHRHGIAVLLNPAPALAGLSAEHLAHLDFLIPNESELALITGQVVDSPEAAQIAARTLVASGIRHVIVTLGEHGALYVGEEGEFRVPGVRVVARDTTGAGDAFIGCFIHHWNRDNLIRQAMEQAVAYSACSVMGLGTQTSYPDTETFKRFQQR, translated from the coding sequence ATGAGCAAGATCGCAGTCATCGGCAGCAATATGGTGGATTTGATTACCTACATCGACCGCATGCCGGCCCAGGGTGAAACCCTGGAAGCGCCGGGCTTTGCCCTCGGTTGTGGCGGCAAGGGGGCTAACCAGGCGGTGGCCGCCGCCAAGCTGGGGGCGCAGGTCCTGATGCTGAGCAAGGTCGGGGACGACATGTTTGCCGACAACACGCTGGCCAACTTCCAACGTTTTGGTATCGACACCCGCTATGTGCAGCGCGTGGCTGGCGTTTCCAGTGGCGTTGCGCCGATCTTTGTCCGGACCGACTCCCACAACAGCATTTTGATCGTCAAGGGTGCCAATGCGCATTTGTCGCCGGCGGACATCGATGCGGCAGCCGCTGACCTGTGTGAGTGCACGTTGATCGTGCTGCAACTGGAGATCAATCTGGAGACGGTCTACCACGCCATCGAATTCGCTCACCGGCACGGTATCGCCGTGCTGCTCAACCCGGCTCCGGCCCTGGCCGGATTGAGCGCCGAGCACCTGGCGCACTTGGACTTCCTGATCCCCAACGAATCGGAACTGGCGTTGATCACCGGTCAGGTCGTGGACTCACCGGAGGCGGCTCAGATCGCCGCGCGTACGCTGGTGGCCAGCGGCATTCGTCATGTGATCGTCACCCTCGGCGAGCACGGCGCGCTGTATGTGGGGGAGGAGGGCGAGTTCCGAGTGCCGGGCGTACGGGTCGTAGCCCGTGACACCACCGGCGCCGGTGATGCTTTTATCGGTTGTTTCATTCACCACTGGAATCGCGACAACCTTATTCGTCAGGCCATGGAACAGGCTGTGGCGTATTCCGCCTGCTCAGTCATGGGGCTGGGTACGCAGACTTCTTATCCCGACACTGAGACGTTCAAGCGCTTCCAGCAACGGTGA
- the fucP gene encoding L-fucose:H+ symporter permease — MNKPALQQTPDGFYLNRTPWFAFILLCSIFALWAAAASMNDVLIAHFKKAFLLSDFQTAFVQSAFYLGYFFVAIPAAMVVRRFSYKSTILIGLMLYMFGCLLFFPAASTAKYGMFLLALFVIAAGLSFLETACNTYSTLMGPRETGTRRLNISQTFHPFGAMAGVYVGSFVMFKDTDASTEQLAQMSASEAAVQQLQMIQSTLLPYKWMIAVLVLVFILIAITRFPACKGNKPAGSKPGSLRQSLGRLWRNPRFTFGVMAQFLYVGAQVGVWSFTIRLAMQMGGMNERSASWFLLTTFAAYFVGKLIANLLMRRLHPAKVLAIYGVLCIVLLAYTILVPNISAVYAAVGVSIFLGPCWPTIYGLTIDGLGEDTGVGGSLLVMSIVGGGVIPIFQGLLSDASGGNMQLAYSVPLLCFIVIVMYALKCMRQPGTLPVGATGAVAS, encoded by the coding sequence ATGAACAAACCTGCGCTGCAACAGACACCCGATGGTTTCTATCTGAACCGCACTCCCTGGTTCGCCTTTATCCTGCTGTGCAGCATTTTTGCATTGTGGGCCGCGGCGGCGAGCATGAACGATGTGCTGATCGCACACTTCAAGAAGGCGTTTTTGCTCAGTGATTTCCAGACCGCCTTTGTCCAGTCGGCTTTTTACCTGGGTTACTTTTTCGTGGCGATTCCAGCCGCGATGGTGGTTCGCCGTTTTAGCTACAAGAGCACGATTCTGATCGGGCTGATGCTGTATATGTTTGGCTGCCTGCTGTTTTTCCCGGCGGCCTCCACCGCCAAGTACGGCATGTTCCTGCTGGCGCTGTTTGTAATCGCCGCTGGCCTGTCGTTCCTGGAAACTGCGTGCAACACCTACTCGACACTGATGGGGCCACGGGAAACCGGGACCCGGCGCTTGAATATTTCGCAAACCTTCCACCCCTTCGGCGCGATGGCCGGGGTGTATGTGGGCAGCTTTGTGATGTTCAAGGACACTGACGCCAGCACTGAACAACTGGCCCAGATGAGCGCCTCTGAGGCGGCGGTGCAGCAGTTGCAAATGATTCAGTCCACGCTGTTGCCCTACAAGTGGATGATTGCCGTGCTGGTGCTGGTATTTATCCTGATCGCCATTACGCGGTTTCCCGCCTGCAAGGGCAATAAGCCCGCGGGTAGCAAGCCAGGCAGTCTGCGTCAAAGTCTCGGCCGGCTGTGGCGTAACCCGCGTTTTACTTTTGGCGTAATGGCGCAGTTTCTCTACGTGGGGGCGCAGGTTGGCGTGTGGAGTTTCACCATTCGCCTGGCCATGCAAATGGGAGGGATGAATGAGCGCAGCGCTTCATGGTTCCTGCTGACCACCTTTGCCGCCTACTTTGTCGGCAAGCTGATCGCCAACCTGTTGATGCGGCGCCTGCACCCGGCCAAAGTCCTGGCGATCTACGGCGTGCTGTGTATCGTGCTGCTGGCCTATACCATCCTGGTGCCGAACATTTCGGCGGTGTATGCCGCGGTCGGCGTAAGTATTTTCCTCGGCCCTTGCTGGCCGACCATCTACGGCCTGACCATCGATGGCCTGGGTGAAGACACCGGCGTCGGCGGTTCATTGCTGGTGATGAGCATTGTCGGCGGCGGGGTGATCCCGATCTTCCAGGGCCTGTTGTCGGACGCCAGCGGCGGCAATATGCAATTGGCCTATAGCGTACCGTTGCTGTGCTTCATCGTGATCGTGATGTATGCGCTCAAGTGCATGCGCCAGCCCGGCACCTTGCCGGTAGGCGCAACCGGAGCGGTGGCCTCATGA
- a CDS encoding aldose 1-epimerase family protein, which yields MNTRIPLYPALFGEQEKILLQSPSFNVSAWTYPSGVLALSLENSRGRLVVLPYQGQMIWSAVFDDCDLTMSNLFEQPRPSPTVIDTYGCFMFHSGLLRNGCPAADDTHALHGEMPCAPMDSAWLDVGEGVLRLGGSYQYAKGFGDRYRASPSVTLRADSALFDIDMAVTNLAGKPMDLMYMAHMNYAFVNGARFVEPLGMRHQRLRTSVPDHVKPTPAWSAYMAQLAEQPGQLACLEQPSLYDPEIVFFFDGVATDATGQAHFLLDHPNGAAFYTRYRPEQFEHAARWILYTPDQQVAAFVLPSTCEPEGYNAEKAKGHVRQLAAGTSAAFSVTTGYLNAQERRKLLG from the coding sequence ATGAATACACGTATCCCGCTGTACCCTGCATTGTTCGGCGAGCAGGAAAAAATCCTCCTGCAATCGCCGTCATTCAACGTCAGTGCCTGGACCTACCCGTCCGGCGTGTTGGCCCTGAGCCTGGAAAACAGTCGTGGAAGGCTGGTGGTATTGCCTTATCAGGGGCAGATGATCTGGTCAGCCGTGTTCGACGACTGCGACCTGACCATGAGCAACCTCTTCGAGCAACCCAGGCCCAGCCCGACGGTCATTGATACGTATGGCTGCTTCATGTTTCACAGTGGCTTGCTGCGTAATGGTTGCCCGGCGGCAGACGACACTCACGCCTTGCACGGCGAAATGCCCTGCGCGCCGATGGACTCGGCCTGGCTGGACGTCGGCGAGGGCGTTTTGCGCCTGGGGGGTTCGTACCAGTACGCCAAGGGATTCGGCGATCGCTACCGGGCGAGCCCCAGCGTGACACTGCGCGCCGATTCGGCCCTGTTCGATATCGATATGGCCGTGACGAACCTGGCCGGCAAGCCCATGGACCTGATGTACATGGCCCACATGAACTACGCGTTCGTGAACGGCGCGCGGTTTGTCGAACCGTTGGGCATGCGGCACCAGCGCCTGCGGACCAGCGTGCCGGACCACGTCAAGCCGACGCCTGCCTGGAGCGCCTACATGGCGCAACTGGCCGAGCAACCAGGGCAACTGGCGTGCCTTGAGCAGCCGTCACTGTACGACCCGGAGATCGTGTTTTTCTTCGATGGCGTGGCTACAGACGCCACGGGCCAGGCGCATTTTCTGCTGGATCATCCCAACGGCGCAGCGTTCTACACCCGTTACCGTCCCGAGCAGTTCGAACACGCCGCGCGCTGGATACTGTACACGCCAGATCAGCAAGTGGCGGCGTTCGTGCTGCCGTCCACCTGCGAACCTGAGGGCTATAACGCCGAGAAGGCCAAAGGTCACGTGCGCCAATTGGCTGCCGGGACCAGCGCTGCTTTCAGCGTCACCACCGGCTACTTGAATGCGCAGGAGCGGCGGAAGTTGCTGGGTTAA
- the deoR gene encoding DNA-binding transcriptional repressor DeoR: protein MDSRKAERLKLIQQALQDQNAIHLKEMAALLDVSEMTLRRDLNHFTDHLRLLGGYITRVGNEVGDYRVAEQDTRHVEEKRRIGKLAAQLIQPGDTVFFDCGTTSPFVVDFIPDALEFTAVCSSLNVLLKLQNKPNCHIVLCGGTFHRKNQVFESSAESSILDSVRLTWAFVTAAGVSQEFGVTCFNFNEVEVKQKVMCQAQQRVLLADFSKFDTVRTAHFAALQDFQYVVSDKKIPRSYKDIIQANGAQLLV, encoded by the coding sequence GTGGACAGTAGAAAAGCCGAGCGACTGAAGCTTATTCAACAAGCCTTGCAGGACCAGAACGCCATTCACTTGAAGGAAATGGCCGCACTGCTGGACGTTTCCGAGATGACCCTGCGCCGCGATCTCAACCACTTCACTGATCATCTGCGGCTGTTGGGTGGCTACATCACCCGGGTCGGCAACGAAGTCGGTGATTACCGGGTCGCCGAGCAGGACACCCGTCACGTCGAGGAAAAGCGCCGCATCGGAAAACTCGCCGCCCAGTTGATCCAGCCCGGTGACACGGTATTTTTCGATTGCGGCACTACCTCACCTTTTGTGGTTGATTTCATCCCCGACGCGCTGGAGTTCACGGCGGTGTGCAGCTCATTGAATGTGCTGCTCAAGCTGCAGAACAAGCCCAATTGCCACATCGTGTTGTGCGGCGGCACCTTTCACCGCAAGAACCAGGTCTTTGAAAGCAGTGCCGAGAGCAGCATCCTCGACAGCGTGCGCCTGACATGGGCCTTCGTGACTGCAGCTGGCGTCAGCCAGGAGTTTGGCGTGACGTGCTTCAACTTCAATGAAGTCGAGGTCAAGCAAAAGGTCATGTGCCAGGCCCAGCAACGCGTATTGCTCGCGGACTTCAGCAAGTTCGACACTGTGCGCACCGCTCACTTCGCCGCCCTGCAAGACTTTCAGTACGTGGTCAGCGACAAGAAAATCCCCCGCAGCTATAAGGACATCATTCAGGCCAACGGCGCGCAATTGCTGGTTTAA
- the deoC gene encoding deoxyribose-phosphate aldolase, producing the protein MNSLTPAALAKYIDHTLLAADASREQIRTLCEEAQTHGFYSVCVNSGQVPYAASCLTDNIVVICAVVGFPLGAGLSETKAFEARQAIAAGAGEIDMVLNIGWLKDGLLDAVRQDIALVHKACDAVPLKVILETCLLDDKQKVQACEICRDLGVAFVKTSTGFSRGGATLEDVALMRQTVGAGVGVKASGGVRDYPTALKMIEAGATRLGSSSGIAIVGGAMTAASGY; encoded by the coding sequence ATGAACAGTCTTACACCCGCAGCATTGGCCAAATACATCGATCACACCTTGCTGGCGGCGGACGCCTCCCGTGAGCAGATCCGGACTTTGTGTGAAGAAGCCCAGACACACGGCTTTTATTCGGTGTGCGTGAATTCAGGGCAAGTGCCTTACGCCGCATCATGCCTGACCGACAACATCGTGGTGATTTGCGCCGTCGTCGGCTTTCCACTGGGCGCCGGCCTTAGTGAAACCAAAGCTTTCGAAGCGCGACAGGCCATTGCCGCCGGGGCAGGGGAGATAGACATGGTCCTCAATATCGGCTGGTTGAAAGACGGGCTGCTGGATGCCGTGCGCCAAGACATTGCCCTGGTCCACAAGGCCTGCGACGCCGTACCGTTGAAGGTCATCCTGGAAACCTGCCTGCTTGACGACAAGCAGAAGGTCCAGGCCTGTGAAATCTGCCGCGACTTGGGTGTGGCGTTCGTCAAGACGTCCACGGGCTTCAGCCGGGGCGGCGCTACGCTCGAAGATGTGGCGCTGATGCGCCAGACGGTGGGTGCCGGAGTTGGAGTAAAGGCGTCCGGCGGCGTTCGCGATTACCCGACGGCGTTGAAGATGATTGAAGCAGGGGCAACACGCCTGGGCAGCAGTTCGGGGATCGCGATCGTGGGCGGAGCGATGACAGCGGCGAGTGGCTACTGA
- a CDS encoding winged helix-turn-helix transcriptional regulator — MANNSFNCGLEAALAVIGGKWKPLVLFNLAQNVHRYGELKRAIGGVTDKVLIQQLKELERDEIIARVDFHEIPPKVEYSLTPFGQSLAAALGTLCQWGTEHMQTVERIAERRTSALAHP; from the coding sequence ATGGCCAACAACTCATTCAATTGCGGACTCGAAGCCGCCCTGGCGGTGATTGGCGGTAAATGGAAGCCATTGGTTCTGTTCAACCTGGCGCAGAATGTTCATCGATATGGCGAATTAAAGCGCGCGATTGGTGGCGTGACCGACAAGGTGCTTATCCAGCAACTCAAGGAGCTGGAGCGGGACGAGATCATTGCCCGTGTGGATTTCCACGAAATACCGCCCAAGGTCGAGTACTCGCTGACACCCTTTGGCCAATCCCTCGCCGCTGCATTGGGCACGCTGTGCCAGTGGGGCACGGAACATATGCAAACGGTTGAGCGCATCGCCGAACGGCGTACCTCAGCCCTCGCCCACCCCTGA
- a CDS encoding glucose 1-dehydrogenase: MSRLNGKIAVITGGNSGIGLATAIRFAAEGAQVVIVGRRQEELDKALQLIGPQAIAIQGDISNLNDLERIFTHIKAAKGRVDVLFANAGLGDFQPIGAITEESFDRTFGINVKGTLFTVQKALPLMNAGSSVILTGSTTGTMGTPAFSVYSATKAALRNFARSWALDLKGTGIRVNVLSPGPISTPGLDLALSGTGHKEAIIEDMTAQVPLSRIGKPEEVAAAALFLASDESSFMTGSEMFVDGGFAQV, from the coding sequence ATGAGCAGGCTCAACGGAAAAATTGCAGTGATTACCGGCGGCAACAGCGGTATTGGCCTGGCGACGGCCATTCGCTTTGCGGCCGAAGGTGCGCAGGTGGTGATCGTAGGACGGCGTCAGGAAGAACTGGACAAGGCGCTGCAACTGATCGGCCCGCAAGCCATCGCTATCCAGGGCGACATTTCAAACCTGAACGATCTGGAGCGCATCTTCACACACATCAAAGCCGCCAAAGGCCGGGTTGATGTGCTGTTCGCCAACGCCGGCCTGGGGGATTTCCAGCCGATCGGCGCGATTACTGAAGAGTCGTTCGACCGTACATTTGGTATCAACGTCAAAGGCACGCTGTTCACCGTGCAAAAAGCGCTGCCGCTGATGAACGCCGGCAGTTCAGTGATCCTCACCGGATCGACCACAGGCACAATGGGCACACCGGCATTCAGCGTATACAGCGCCACCAAAGCCGCGTTGCGTAATTTTGCCAGGAGCTGGGCGCTCGATCTCAAAGGCACGGGCATTCGCGTCAACGTCCTATCGCCAGGACCAATCTCGACACCCGGCCTGGACTTGGCGCTTTCCGGCACGGGCCATAAGGAAGCAATCATCGAGGACATGACTGCGCAAGTTCCGCTGAGTCGCATAGGCAAGCCAGAAGAAGTTGCAGCGGCAGCGTTGTTCCTTGCATCGGACGAGAGCAGCTTCATGACCGGCAGTGAAATGTTTGTCGATGGCGGCTTTGCCCAGGTTTGA
- a CDS encoding flavin reductase, with the protein MVDVSSFRNAMAMLGGAVTVITTDGVAGRFGFTASAVCSVTDSPPTLLVCMNRSSHSNEHFKRNGAVCVNILCGDHQEMSGVFANRALSMDERFAVTEWTTLESGAPVMLAALVNFDCRIAQVHEVGSHSIFYCEIQTIRQGNADEGLVYFNRAYHRLGEASKAC; encoded by the coding sequence ATGGTAGACGTAAGCAGTTTTCGCAATGCAATGGCCATGCTCGGCGGCGCCGTGACAGTCATCACCACCGACGGTGTGGCAGGCCGGTTCGGTTTTACCGCCTCAGCGGTGTGCAGCGTGACCGACTCACCACCCACGCTGTTGGTGTGCATGAATCGTTCCTCCCATTCCAACGAACACTTCAAGCGCAATGGCGCGGTGTGCGTCAATATTTTGTGCGGCGATCATCAGGAAATGTCCGGCGTGTTCGCGAACCGGGCGCTGAGCATGGATGAACGCTTTGCGGTCACCGAGTGGACCACGCTGGAAAGTGGTGCACCCGTGATGCTCGCGGCGCTGGTCAATTTCGACTGTCGCATTGCGCAGGTCCACGAAGTCGGGTCCCACAGTATTTTTTATTGCGAGATCCAGACCATTCGCCAAGGGAACGCGGACGAGGGCCTGGTGTACTTCAACCGTGCTTATCACCGTTTGGGCGAGGCGTCCAAGGCCTGCTGA
- a CDS encoding PDR/VanB family oxidoreductase, with amino-acid sequence MIEELLNVVVRKRELQGGGVVVLDLIRCDGAALPAFDAGAHVDIHIAPGLVRQYSLCSNPGDPSVYRLGVLKDPASRGGSVGVHDTLLEGRELQISAPRNLFPLAGQARRTILLGGGIGITPMIAMAYTLHTAGQDFELHYCGRERGRSAFLDELAGSPFAANVFTHFDDEGLEQRLDLATVLGRGEAGVHMYTCGPAGFMEWVIQGARDLGYTEEHIHKEYFQVEVDSSGASFEVVAARSGKSVQVAEGQSILAALAHVGIKIEISCEQGVCGTCLCDVLEGEPDHRDVYLTDDEKAANDQILVCCSRAKSKKLVLDI; translated from the coding sequence ATGATTGAAGAACTGTTAAACGTAGTCGTGCGCAAGCGCGAGCTGCAAGGGGGCGGCGTTGTCGTCCTGGATCTGATCCGCTGTGACGGCGCGGCGCTGCCAGCGTTCGACGCCGGCGCGCATGTCGACATCCATATCGCCCCGGGCCTCGTGCGCCAGTATTCGCTGTGCAGCAACCCCGGCGATCCAAGCGTCTACCGATTGGGCGTGCTCAAGGACCCGGCGTCTCGCGGTGGTTCAGTCGGCGTGCATGACACGCTGTTGGAAGGCCGCGAGTTGCAGATCAGTGCGCCACGCAACCTGTTTCCACTGGCCGGGCAAGCGCGTCGCACGATCCTGCTGGGCGGCGGCATTGGCATCACGCCGATGATCGCCATGGCTTACACACTGCATACGGCAGGGCAAGACTTCGAGCTGCATTACTGCGGGCGCGAGCGTGGCCGCAGTGCGTTTCTCGACGAACTGGCCGGTTCACCTTTTGCCGCGAACGTATTCACCCATTTCGACGACGAAGGGCTCGAACAGCGGCTGGATCTGGCCACGGTGCTGGGCCGCGGCGAGGCGGGCGTGCATATGTATACCTGCGGACCTGCCGGTTTCATGGAGTGGGTGATCCAGGGCGCACGTGACCTGGGCTACACCGAGGAACACATCCACAAGGAGTACTTCCAGGTCGAGGTCGACAGTTCCGGCGCCAGCTTCGAAGTGGTGGCGGCGCGCAGTGGCAAGTCGGTGCAGGTGGCTGAAGGTCAGAGCATTCTGGCTGCGCTGGCGCACGTGGGCATCAAGATTGAAATTTCCTGCGAGCAGGGTGTGTGCGGCACCTGCCTGTGCGATGTGCTAGAAGGCGAGCCCGATCATCGGGACGTGTACCTCACGGACGATGAAAAAGCCGCCAATGACCAAATCCTGGTGTGCTGTTCACGCGCCAAATCCAAAAAGCTCGTGCTGGATATCTAA
- a CDS encoding SDR family NAD(P)-dependent oxidoreductase encodes MSQIALVTGAGQGLGQHFCASLLRAGYSVVISDVRLEAAQACQAQLDPGGSRSLALQLDVGCKQDFERALAQVLERFDALHVVVNNAAVTKTTPLMQISPEEFDEVVGLNLRSVFLGCQVLGAHMAEVGYGRLINMASLAGQNGGTATGAHYAASKGAIITLTKIFAKEFASRGVTVNAIAPGPIDSAAVRAAVPSDRLPGLLANIPVQRLGDADFLGDLIVQLARPEAYFTTGATWDVNGGLFMR; translated from the coding sequence ATGAGCCAGATCGCATTGGTGACCGGCGCAGGGCAGGGCCTGGGGCAGCATTTTTGCGCCAGCCTGCTGCGGGCCGGCTATAGCGTGGTTATTTCTGATGTCAGGCTTGAGGCCGCCCAGGCCTGTCAGGCGCAATTGGACCCCGGTGGATCGCGCAGCCTGGCGTTGCAACTGGACGTGGGCTGTAAGCAAGATTTTGAACGGGCACTGGCCCAAGTGCTGGAGCGCTTCGACGCGTTGCACGTGGTGGTCAATAACGCCGCAGTGACCAAGACCACGCCGCTGATGCAAATCAGTCCCGAGGAGTTCGATGAGGTGGTGGGCTTGAACCTGCGCAGCGTGTTTCTGGGGTGCCAGGTGTTGGGCGCACACATGGCTGAAGTCGGCTATGGACGCCTCATCAACATGGCCTCGCTGGCGGGGCAGAACGGCGGTACCGCGACAGGTGCGCATTACGCCGCGAGCAAGGGCGCGATCATCACGCTGACCAAGATTTTCGCAAAGGAATTTGCCTCTCGCGGGGTGACGGTAAATGCCATCGCCCCCGGCCCCATTGATTCTGCTGCGGTGCGTGCGGCCGTACCGTCAGACCGTTTGCCAGGCCTGCTGGCGAACATCCCGGTACAGCGCCTGGGTGATGCTGATTTTCTGGGTGACCTGATTGTGCAGCTGGCACGGCCCGAAGCCTATTTCACCACCGGGGCGACCTGGGACGTGAATGGCGGCCTGTTCATGCGCTGA
- a CDS encoding aromatic-ring-hydroxylating dioxygenase subunit beta, translating into MNLQLLHEVTAFIWQEGDMLDHGEYATWLTMWTPKGTYIIPINPKETDFENTLNYAYDDHHMRELRVQRLTGGESISTSPQPRTVRTQSRFRVLGDDGVNVTVRCAQNVREFRKESLKLYSADLTYELVRTEGSFSIHRKVVSLINSDDALAGIGYIL; encoded by the coding sequence ATGAACCTGCAATTGCTGCACGAAGTGACCGCCTTCATCTGGCAGGAAGGCGACATGCTCGACCATGGCGAATACGCCACCTGGTTGACGATGTGGACGCCCAAGGGCACCTACATCATCCCGATCAACCCCAAGGAAACCGACTTCGAGAACACGCTCAACTACGCCTACGACGACCATCATATGCGCGAGTTGCGGGTGCAACGCCTGACCGGTGGCGAGTCGATCTCCACCAGCCCGCAGCCGCGTACCGTGCGCACGCAGTCACGGTTTCGGGTACTGGGCGACGATGGCGTAAACGTGACAGTGCGCTGCGCACAGAACGTGCGTGAGTTCCGTAAGGAAAGCCTGAAACTCTACAGCGCCGATTTGACCTACGAGTTGGTGCGTACCGAGGGCAGCTTCAGCATTCACCGTAAAGTCGTGAGCCTCATTAACAGTGACGATGCCCTCGCCGGTATCGGCTACATCCTTTAA
- a CDS encoding aromatic ring-hydroxylating oxygenase subunit alpha: MSKLIPAVNLDVDPAHLVQADRVHTSMYTDAHLFDAELEKIFYSTWIWVAHESEIPDNGSYKTTYVGKQPVIVVRDRKKDVHVLLNRCRHRGATVCEHKKGKTNSFVCPYHGWGYALDGSLRGIPHPESYGDCIDKAELPLVSLRTESYAGMIFATFKDDIEPLEDYLGAAKKWMDLFMKQGAGYGIKVPGEHRFRFPGNWKIQLENTTDAYHFPLVHKSFLSSVDEQTLALFDFVKGPGYVEDLGNGHSVMVMIPDLVDLEADLDKPIPERFEALAAELRDEGIEEQQVRRIVRAVGGTGFNLNLFPNVACSMAFFRVLQPISVTETEIHHSVITMDGGPAAANRYRLRLHEHFQGPMGFGTPDDSEAWERVQKGASAGDELWIMLNRGLPGERASEDGLVSDVSAETGMRAAYQQWKKMMSA; the protein is encoded by the coding sequence ATGAGCAAGCTGATTCCCGCTGTAAACCTTGACGTCGACCCCGCCCACCTGGTGCAGGCCGACCGCGTCCACACCTCGATGTACACCGACGCGCACTTGTTCGACGCCGAGCTGGAGAAGATTTTCTACAGCACCTGGATCTGGGTCGCCCACGAAAGCGAGATTCCTGACAACGGCAGCTACAAAACCACCTATGTCGGCAAGCAGCCGGTGATCGTGGTGCGTGACCGCAAGAAAGACGTGCACGTGCTGCTCAACCGCTGTCGCCACCGTGGCGCCACTGTGTGCGAACACAAGAAAGGCAAGACCAACAGCTTCGTCTGCCCGTACCACGGCTGGGGCTACGCGCTGGATGGCTCGTTGCGCGGTATTCCGCACCCGGAAAGCTACGGCGATTGCATCGATAAAGCCGAGCTGCCACTGGTCAGCCTGCGCACCGAAAGCTATGCCGGCATGATCTTCGCCACTTTCAAGGATGACATCGAGCCGCTGGAGGACTATCTCGGCGCAGCGAAAAAATGGATGGACCTGTTTATGAAACAGGGCGCGGGGTATGGCATCAAGGTGCCGGGCGAACATCGCTTCCGCTTTCCGGGTAACTGGAAAATCCAGCTGGAAAACACCACCGATGCCTATCACTTCCCCCTGGTGCACAAGAGCTTCCTGTCGTCGGTGGACGAGCAGACCCTGGCGTTATTCGACTTCGTCAAAGGCCCGGGTTATGTCGAGGATCTGGGCAACGGTCACAGTGTGATGGTGATGATCCCGGACCTGGTCGATCTGGAAGCCGACTTGGACAAGCCGATCCCCGAGCGCTTTGAAGCACTGGCCGCCGAGCTGCGCGATGAGGGCATCGAAGAGCAGCAGGTGCGCCGCATCGTTCGTGCGGTGGGGGGTACCGGTTTCAACCTCAATCTGTTCCCCAACGTGGCTTGTTCGATGGCGTTTTTCCGTGTGCTGCAACCGATCTCGGTTACCGAGACCGAGATTCATCACTCCGTCATTACCATGGATGGCGGCCCGGCGGCGGCCAACCGTTATCGCCTGCGCTTGCATGAGCACTTCCAGGGCCCGATGGGCTTCGGCACACCGGACGATTCAGAAGCCTGGGAACGTGTGCAGAAGGGCGCAAGTGCGGGTGATGAGCTGTGGATCATGCTCAACCGCGGCTTGCCGGGCGAGCGTGCCAGTGAAGACGGCCTGGTGTCCGACGTGAGTGCCGAAACAGGTATGCGCGCCGCCTACCAGCAGTGGAAAAAGATGATGTCGGCCTGA